One window of the Camelus ferus isolate YT-003-E chromosome 12, BCGSAC_Cfer_1.0, whole genome shotgun sequence genome contains the following:
- the TSPAN31 gene encoding tetraspanin-31 isoform X1 — translation MVCGGFACSKNALCALNVVYMLVGLLLIGVAAWAKGLGLVSSIHIVGGVIAVGVFLLLIAVAGLVGAINHHQVLLFFYMIILGLVFVFQFVISCSCLAINLSKQTDVINASWWVMSNKTRDELERSFDCCGLFNLTALDQQDYAFCTAICKSRSPTCQMCGEKLLKHSDEALKILGGVGLFFSFTEILGVWLAMRFRNQKDPRANPSAFL, via the exons ATGGTTTGCGGAGGATTTGCCTGCTCCAAGAATGCGCTGTGCGCGCTCAACGTGGTCTACATG CTGGTAGGCTTGTTGCTCATTGGAGTGGCTGCCTGGGCTAAGGGCCTTGGTCTCGTATCCAGCATACACATCGTCGGAGGAGTCATTGCTGTGGGAGTCTTCCTTCTTCTCATCGCGGTAGCTGGACTGGTGGGTGCTATCAACCACCACCAAGTACTGCTATTCTTT TACATGATCATCCTTGGTTTGGTCTTCGTCTTCCAGTTTGTAATCTCTTGCTCATGTCTGGCTATTAACCTAAGTAAACAG ACAGATGTCATTAATGCTTCTTGGTGGGTCATGAGCAATAAGACCCGGGATGAACTGGAAAGAAgttttgattgctgtggcttgTTCAACCTCACAGCCCTGGATCAACAAGATTACGCTTTCTGCACTGCA ATCTGCAAGAGCAGGAGCCCCACATGCCAGATGTGTGGCGAAAAGCTTCTTAAGCACTCAGATGAAGCCCTGAAAATTCTGGGGGGTGTTGGACTCTTCTTCAGCTTCACAGAG ATCCTTGGTGTTTGGCTAGCGATGAGATTTCGGAATCAGAAAGATCCTCGAGCCAACCCCAGTGCCTTTCTATGA
- the TSPAN31 gene encoding tetraspanin-31 isoform X3: MVCGGFACSKNALCALNVVYMLVGLLLIGVAAWAKGLGLVSSIHIVGGVIAVGVFLLLIAVAGLTDVINASWWVMSNKTRDELERSFDCCGLFNLTALDQQDYAFCTAICKSRSPTCQMCGEKLLKHSDEALKILGGVGLFFSFTEILGVWLAMRFRNQKDPRANPSAFL; the protein is encoded by the exons ATGGTTTGCGGAGGATTTGCCTGCTCCAAGAATGCGCTGTGCGCGCTCAACGTGGTCTACATG CTGGTAGGCTTGTTGCTCATTGGAGTGGCTGCCTGGGCTAAGGGCCTTGGTCTCGTATCCAGCATACACATCGTCGGAGGAGTCATTGCTGTGGGAGTCTTCCTTCTTCTCATCGCGGTAGCTGGACTG ACAGATGTCATTAATGCTTCTTGGTGGGTCATGAGCAATAAGACCCGGGATGAACTGGAAAGAAgttttgattgctgtggcttgTTCAACCTCACAGCCCTGGATCAACAAGATTACGCTTTCTGCACTGCA ATCTGCAAGAGCAGGAGCCCCACATGCCAGATGTGTGGCGAAAAGCTTCTTAAGCACTCAGATGAAGCCCTGAAAATTCTGGGGGGTGTTGGACTCTTCTTCAGCTTCACAGAG ATCCTTGGTGTTTGGCTAGCGATGAGATTTCGGAATCAGAAAGATCCTCGAGCCAACCCCAGTGCCTTTCTATGA
- the TSPAN31 gene encoding tetraspanin-31 isoform X2 has translation MIILGLVFVFQFVISCSCLAINLSKQTDVINASWWVMSNKTRDELERSFDCCGLFNLTALDQQDYAFCTAICKSRSPTCQMCGEKLLKHSDEALKILGGVGLFFSFTEILGVWLAMRFRNQKDPRANPSAFL, from the exons ATGATCATCCTTGGTTTGGTCTTCGTCTTCCAGTTTGTAATCTCTTGCTCATGTCTGGCTATTAACCTAAGTAAACAG ACAGATGTCATTAATGCTTCTTGGTGGGTCATGAGCAATAAGACCCGGGATGAACTGGAAAGAAgttttgattgctgtggcttgTTCAACCTCACAGCCCTGGATCAACAAGATTACGCTTTCTGCACTGCA ATCTGCAAGAGCAGGAGCCCCACATGCCAGATGTGTGGCGAAAAGCTTCTTAAGCACTCAGATGAAGCCCTGAAAATTCTGGGGGGTGTTGGACTCTTCTTCAGCTTCACAGAG ATCCTTGGTGTTTGGCTAGCGATGAGATTTCGGAATCAGAAAGATCCTCGAGCCAACCCCAGTGCCTTTCTATGA
- the CDK4 gene encoding cyclin-dependent kinase 4, whose product MTTPRYEPVAEIGVGAYGTVYKARDPHSGHFVALKSVRVPNGGGSGGGLPISTVREVALLRRLEAFEHPNVVRLMDVCATARTDRETKVTLVFEHVDQDLRTYLDKAPPPGLPVETIKDLMRQFLRGLDFLHANCIVHRDLKPENILVTSGGTVKLADFGLARIYSYQMALTPVVVTLWYRAPEVLLQSTYATPVDMWSVGCIFAEMFRRKPLFCGNSEADQLGKIFDLIGLPPEDDWPRDVSLPRGAFSPRGPRPVQSVVPEMEESGAQLLLEMLTFNPHKRISAFRALQHSYLHKAEGNPE is encoded by the exons ATGACTACCCCTCGATATGAGCCAGTGGCTGAGATTGGTGTTGGTGCCTATGGGACGGTGTACAAAGCCCGTGATCCCCACAGTGGCCACTTTGTGGCCCTCAAGAGCGTTAGAGTTCCCAATGGAGGAGGCTCTGGAGGGGGCCTGCCCATCAGCACAGTTCGTGAGGTGGCCTTACTGCGGCGCCTGGAGGCTTTTGAGCATCCCAATGTTGTACG GCTGATGGACGTCTGTGCCACAGCCCGAACTGACCGGGAAACCAAAGTGACCCTGGTATTTGAGCATGTGGACCAAGACCTAAGGACATATCTGGACAAGGCACCCCCACCAGGCTTGCCAGTGGAGACCATCAAG GATCTGATGCGCCAGTTCCTAAGAGGCCTAGATTTCCTTCATGCCAACTGCATTGTTCACCGAGACCTGAAGCCAGAGAACATTCTGGTGACGAGTGGTGGGACAGTCAAGCTGGCTGACTTTGGCCTGGCCAGGATCTACAGCTACCAGATGGCACTTACACCTGTG GTGGTTACACTCTGGTACCGTGCTCCGGAAGTTCTTCTGCAGTCTACGTATGCAACACCTGTGGACATGTGGAGCGTTGGCTGTATCTTTGCAGAGATGTTTCGTCGAAA GCCTCTGTTCTGTGGAAACTCTGAAGCTGACCAGTTAGGCAAAATCTTTGA CCTGATTGGGCTGCCCCCAGAGGATGACTGGCCCCGAGATGTGTCTCTGCCCCGAGGAGCCTTTTCCCCCAGAGGACCGCGCCCAGTGCAGTCAGTGGTTCCTGAGATGGAGGAGTCTGGAGCACAGCTGCTGCTG GAGATGCTGACTTTTAACCCACACAAGCGAATCTCTGCCTTCCGAGCCCTGCAGCACTCTTATCTACATAAGGCAGAAGGTAACCCAGAGTGA
- the MARCHF9 gene encoding E3 ubiquitin-protein ligase MARCH9 has translation MGSLGILFPSALEREVHLLLTHLHHLGPLHSSVFHIPILHSLSLPGAPASLTTHLPSPRAHPSTPPLTHLFSYPCAHSPSLATPLPPPSPGLAHSPPPLGTPARAGQGGDAQPRPLLLLSPSPPRPSLHPSPAPRLPPRPPARRSGGVSAAAAAAAGRSRHLPPPSARAEPSRSREPERDWGQEDDDGGRPRRRRTGARNPGGPARSGPGPEGRGTLSPPPRPLPRPWLPAPPPPGRQPFRPRKPRSSGGGSSERLLQAPKTPTGLGSRARDPFPALSSPFPPPPESSPCTPPPAPSARTMLKSRLRMFLNELKLLVLTGGGRPRAEPQPRGGGGGGCGWAPFAGCSTRDGDGDEEEYYGSEPRVRGLAGDKEPRAGPPPPPAPPLPPPGALDALSLSSSLDSGLRTPQCRICFQGPEQGELLSPCRCDGSVRCTHQPCLIRWISERGSWSCELCYFKYQVLAISTKNPLQWQAISLTVIEKVQIAAIVLGSLFLVASISWLIWSSLSPSAKWQRQDLLFQICYGMYGFMDVVCIGLIVHEGSSVYRIFKRWQAVNQQWKVLNYDKTKDIGGDAGGGTAGKPGPRTSRTGPPSGATSRPPAAQRMRTLLPQRCGYTILHLLGQLRPPDARSSSHSGREVVMRVTTV, from the exons ATGGGCTCCCTTGGAATTCTTTTTCCCTCAGCACTGGaaagggaag TCCATCTCTTGCTCACTCACCTCCATCACCTCGGACCGTTGCATAGCTCTGTCTTTCACATTCCCATTTTgcacagcctctccctccctggtgcACCTGCGTCTTTGACCACTCACCTTCCATCCCCACGAGCTcacccctccacacccccattGACACACCTATTCTCCTACCCGTGTGCACACTCCCCTTCCTtggccactcccctccccccaccgtcCCCCGGGCTGGCACACTCGCCCCCGCCTCTGGGGACACCTGCTCGTGCGGGGCAGGGCGGGGATGCGCAGCCGCGGCcacttctcctcctttccccctccccgccccgcccatccctccatccctcaccGGCTCCCCggctcccgccccgcccgcccgcccgccgctcCGGGGGGgtctccgccgccgccgccgccgccgccggaaGGAGCCGCCATTTGCCACCTCCGAGCGCACGGGCCGAGCCGAGCCGGAGCCGGGAGCCGGAGCGGGACTGGGGCCAGGAGGACGACGATGGGGGGCGGCCCCGCCGCAGGAGGACCGGGGCGCGTAACCCCGGGGGCCCGGCCCGCTCCGGACCCGGACCCGAGGGGCGCGGCACCCtaagcccccctccccgccccctgccccgaCCATGGctgcccgccccgccgcccccgggCCGCCAGCCCTTTCGGCCCCGCAAGCCCCGGAGCTCCGGCGGTGGCAGCAGTGAACGGCTCTTGCAGGCCCCGAAGACCCCGACTGGGCTTGGCTCTCGAGCGCGCGACCCCTTCCCGGCCttgtcctctcccttccccccgcCTCCCGAGAGTTCCCCGTGCAcgccgccccctgcccccagcgcCCGGACGATGCTCAAGTCTCGGCTCCGCATGTTCCTGAACGAGCTGAAGCTGCTGGTGCTGACGGGCGGGGGGCGGCCCCGGGCCGAGCCGCAGCcccgggggggcgggggaggcggctGCGGCTGGGCGCCCTTCGCCGGCTGCTCGACCCGGGACGGCGACGGCGACGAAGAGGAGTACTACGGGTCGGAGCCGCGGGTCCGGGGCCTGGCCGGCGACAAGGAGCCGCGGGCCGgacccccgccgccgcccgcgccgccgctgccgcccccGGGCGCCCTGGACGCCCTGTCTCTCAGCAGCAGCCTGGACAGCGGGCTCCGAACTCCCCAGTGCAGAATCTGCTTCCAGGGACCGGAGCAG GGGGAGCTCCTGAGCCCCTGCCGCTGTGACGGCTCAGTGCGCTGCACACATCAGCCCTGCCTCATCCGCTGGATCAGCGAGAGGGGCTCCTGGAGCTGTGAGCTCTGCTACTTCAAGTACCAGGTCCTGGCGATCAGCACCAAGAACCCCCTGCAG TGGCAGGCCATCTCTCTGACGGTCATTGAGAAGGTCCAGATTGCAGCCATagtcctgggctctctgttcctCGTTGCCAGCATCTCCTGGCTCATCTGGTCTTCACTCAGCCCTTCAGCCAAGTGGCAACGGCAAGATCTGCTCTTTCAGATCTGCTACGGCATGTACGGCTTCATGGATGTCGTCTGCATAG GCCTGATCGTCCACGAAGGCTCTTCTGTCTACCGTATCTTCAAGCGTTGGCAGGCAGTGAACCAGCAGTGGAAGGTCCTGAATTATGACAAAACCAAGGACATAGGAGGAGATGCAGGGGGAGGGACGGCAGGGAAGCCGGGCCCCAGGACCTCACGGACGGGCCCCCCCTCTGGGGCCACCAGCCGCCCCCCGGCTGCCCAGCGCATGCGGACGCTCTTGCCTCAGCGCTGTGGTTACACAATCCTGCATCTCCTTGGACAGCTGCGGCCACCAGATGCCCGTTCCAGTTCCCATTCTGGCCGCGAGGTTGTCATGAGGGTCACTACGGTCTGA
- the LOC102522811 gene encoding 25-hydroxyvitamin D-1 alpha hydroxylase, mitochondrial: protein MAQTLKLASRVFHHIRCAAGVDATLGSKVSKSAPRDLADIPGPSKPGFLAELFCKGGLSRLHELQVQGAARFGPVWLASFGTVRTVYVAAPTLVEQLLRQEGPLPERCSFSPWAEHRRRRQRACGLLTAEGEEWQRLRSLLAPLLLRPQAAARYAGTLHNVVCDLVRRLRRQRGLGAGPPALVRDVAGEFYKFGLEGIAAVLLGSRLGCLEAEVPPDTETFIRAVGSVFVSTLLTMAMPNWLHRFVPGPWGRLCRDWDQMFAFAQHHVERREAEVAMKRQGKPEEDRGSGAHLTYFLFQEELPAASILGNVTELLLAGVDTVSNTLSWALYELSRHPEVQTALHSEIIAALGPGPSTHPSATALSQLPLLKAVVKEVLRLYPVVPGNSRVPDKDICVGDYVIPKNTLVTLCHYATSRDPAQFPEPNSFRPARWLEKGTAPHPFASLPFGFGKRSCMGRRLAELELQMALAQILIHFEVQPEPGAAPVKPMTRTVLVPERSINLQFVDR from the exons ATGGCCCAGACCCTCAAGCTCGCTTCCAGAGTGTTCCACCATATCCGCTGTGCTGCTGGTGTGGACGCCACACTGGGCTCCAAAGTCTCCAAATCAGCGCCGCGAGACTTGGCAGACATCCCGGGCCCCTCCAAGCCCGGCTTCCTTGCCGAACTTTTCTGCAAGGGGGGGCTGTCACGGTTACACGAGCTGCAG GTGCAGGGCGCGGCGCGCTTCGGGCCAGTGTGGTTGGCCAGCTTCGGGACGGTGCGCACGGTGTACGTGGCGGCCCCTACGCTCGTGGAGCAGCTGCTACGACAGGAAGGACCCCTGCCCGAGCGCTGCAGCTTCTCACCCTGGGCGGagcaccgccgccgccgccagcggGCTTGTGGACTGCTCACCGC GGAAGGCGAAGAATGGCAGAGACTCCGCAGCCTCCTGGCCCCGCTCCTCCTTCGGCCTCAAGCGGCCGCCCGCTATGCCGGGACCCTGCACAACGTGGTCTGTGACCTTGTGCGGCGACTGCGGCGCCAGCGGGGACTGGGCGCTGGGCCGCCTGCCCTGGTTCGGGACGTAGCAGGAGAGTTTTACAAGTTTGGACTGGAAG GCATTGCGGCGGTGCTCCTGGGTTCCCGCCTGGGCTGCCTGGAGGCCGAGGTGCCACCAGACACAGAGACGTTCATCCGCGCGGTGGGGTCCGTGTTTGTGTCCACGCTGTTGACCATGGCGATGCCCAATTGGCTACATCGCTTCGTGCCCGGACCCTGGGGCCGCCTCTGCCGAGACTGGGACCAAATGTTTGCATTTG CCCAGCACCACGTGGAGCGGCGAGAGGCCGAGGTAGCCATGAAGAGGCAGGGAAAGCCTGAGGAAGACAGGGGATCTGGGGCGCACCTGACCTACTTCCTGTTCCAGGAAGAGTTGCCTGCCGCGTCCATCCTGGGGAATGTGACGGAGCTGCTACTGGCTGGAGTGGACACG GTGTCCAACACGCTCTCCTGGGCTTTGTATGAACTCTCTCGGCACCCGGAAGTCCAGACGGCACTTCACTCCGAGATTATAGCTGCCTTGGGCCCTGGCCCCAGTACCCACCCCTCAGCCACTGCTCTGTCCCAGCTGCCCCTGCTGAAGGCTGTGGTCAAGGAAGTGCTAag ACTATACCCTGTGGTACCTGGAAATTCCCGTGTCCCAGACAAAGACATCTGTGTAGGTGACTATGTTATCCCCAAAAAT ACGCTGGTCACTCTGTGTCACTATGCCACTTCAAGGGACCCTGCCCAGTTCCCAGAGCCAAATTCTTTCCGTCCAGCTCGCTGGCTGGAGAAGGGGACAGCCCCTCATCCATTTGCATCTCTCCCCTTTGGCTTTGGCAAGCGCAGCTGCATGGGGAGACGCCTGGCAGAGCTTGAGCTACAAATGGCTTTGGCCCAG ATCTTGATCCACTTTGAGGTGCAGCCTGAGCCAGGTGCTGCCCCAGTCAAACCCATGACCCGGACTGTCCTGGTACCTGAGAGGAGCATCAACCTACAGTTTGTGGACAGATAG
- the METTL1 gene encoding tRNA (guanine-N(7)-)-methyltransferase, with the protein MAGAETGDAAGAEAPQPQKRYYRQRAHSNPMADHTLRYPVKPEDMDWSELYPEFFTPLTQNQSHDDPKDKKEKRAQAQVEFADIGCGYGGLLVELSPLFPDTLILGLEIRVKVSDYVQDRIRALRSAPGGGFQNIACLRSNAMKHLPNFFHKGQLTKMFFLFPDPHFKRTKHKWRIISPTLLAEYAYVLRVGGLVYTITDVLELHDWMCTHFEGHPLFERVPLEELSEDPIVGHLGTSTEEGKKVLRNGGKNFPAIFRRIQDPTLQAVTPSPTPPGH; encoded by the exons ATGGCGGGAGCTGAGACTGGGGACGCGGCTGGAGCCGAGGCCCCGCAGCCCCAGAAGCGCTACTATCGGCAGCGGGCTCACTCCAACCCCATGGCGGACCATACGCTGCGCTA CCCTGTGAAGCCAGAGGACATGGACTGGTCTGAGCTATACCCAGAGTTCTTCACTCCACTGACTCAAAATCAGAGCCATGATGATccaaaagataagaaagaaaagagagctcAGGCCCAAGTGGAGTTTGCAGACATAGGCTGTGGCTATGGTGGCCTGTTAG TGGAACTGTCACCGCTGTTCCCAGACACCCTGATTCTGGGTCTGGAGATCCGAGTGAAGGTCTCAGACTATGTACAAGACCGGATTCGGGCCCTACGATCAGCTCCTGGAGGTGGCTTCCAGAACATCGCCTGTCTCCGCAGCAATGCCATGAAACACCTTCCTAACTTCTTCCACAagggccag CTGACAAAGAtgttcttcctcttccctgaCCCACATTTCAAGCGGACCAAGCACAAGTGGCGAATCATCAGTCCCACACTGCTGGCAGAATATGCCTACGTGCTGAGAGTTGGG GGGCTGGTATACACCATAACTGATGTGCTGGAGCTACATGACTGGATGTGCACCCATTTTGAAGGGCACCCCCTGTTTGAGCGTGTGCCTCTGGAGGAACTG agTGAAGACCCCATTGTGGGACATCTTGGCACCTcaacagaggagggaaagaaagttcTACGcaatggaggaaaaaatttcCCAGCCATCTTCCGAAGAATACAGGATCCCACCCTGCAGGCAGTGACCCCCAGTCCCACCCCTCCTGGTCACTGA